The genomic region ATATAAAAAACTGTCCTCTAAAATTCCGAGCTGTCCGTATTCCAATCGATACGGATCCTGAAAGACGAGTCTCGAAGTCAGATAACCCGCCACGAGCAAGACGAGAATTTTGTAATGAATTCTTTCTATCTTTTCCTCGGGCAAGGCCTCGGCGGATCCGGATCTCTTTTTTAGAAGACGTTCCCGTTCCTTTCTTAACGAGAAGGAATGCCCCACGAGAATCAGAAGACCGATCAGCACATAGAAGCCGATCAACCATTCTCCCAAGTCCATAACGAGGGCGCGGACAAAGGCTTCTACGATCGGGAAAAGAATCGCGGATACTTCGAGAGGATAAAGAATGCTCCAGCAGAAAATCTGAAACAAAAGCGAACCGAAAGCGGCGGTACGGATTTCCTTGTCTTTCGGAAACGCAAAGAGTACGCCGAGAGGAAAAAATATTCCCAGCCCCAGAAAGGGAGAACTCCAGGACAAGAAATTGACGCCGAAGATGACTAGTTTCTTTTTCAGGCAAGGTCTCCTTGGACGTTGCAAAACGGATTTCAATCAACCATTTGACCCGAACAAGGGGCTTAGGCAAACAAGAAATCCTTCGATGCGAAGAATTAAAATACTTTATTCCGGAATCCGGGACAGAATTCTGGACTCATGGAAAAGAAAGAAAGTCTCGATTCCTCTCTGAAGGAAATTGTATCCGTCTGTAAACGCAGAGGGTTTGTCTATCCCGGTTCTGAAATTTACGGAGGGCTCTCCAATACCTTCGACTACGGTCCTTACGGGGTCGAACTTCTCCAAAATCTAAAACAACTTTGGTGGAAATTTTTCGTCCATCTTCGGGAAGACGTTGTGGGTTTGGATTCCTCCATTCTCCTCAATCCGAAAGTCTGGGAAGCGTCCGGTCACGTTTCCAACTTCACCGATCCTTTGATCGATTGCAAAAACTGTAAGACCCGAATCCGCGCGGACAAGTTCCTCGAGGATCAAAAGGGAGAGGGTTTCGCCACCGGTTTAACTATCGAAAAGATGAACCAGGTCATCAAGGAAAGCAACTTCGCCTGCCCGAACTGCGGTCAACGAGGAACGTTCACCGAGGCCCGAGACTTCAATCTTATGTTTAAAACCTCGCACGGAGCGAGCGCGGAAGACGCTCTGGATATTTATCTCAGACCCGAAACCGCTCAGGGAATTTTTCTAAATTTTAAAAACGTAGTTTCCACAACGAGAAGAAAGATTCCTTTCGGAATCGCTCAGATCGGAAAATCTTTCCGCAACGAAATCATGGCGCGCCAGTTCGTTTTCCGCACGCGAGAATTCGAACAGATGGAAATGGAATTCTTCTGCGAACCCGGAACCCAAAAAGAATGGTTCACTCATTGGGTCGATTATTGTATGAAATGGCTCACCGAACAGGTGGGAATCAAAAAGGACAACCTAAGAGTCAGAGAACACGAAAAGGAAGAATTGTCTTTTTACAGCGAAGGAACCTCGGACATAGAATTCAAATACAACTTCGGTTGGGGAGAATTATGGGGCATCGCTTCGAGAACCGATTACGATTTGAATCAGCACCAGAAATTTTCCGGCGAGGATTTGAAGTATCAGGATCAGGTGCAGAATAAAAAATTCGTTCCGTTTGTCGTCGAACCCGCGTTAGGCGTCAATCGTCTGTTTCTCGCCGTTGTCACCGACGCATACGAAGAGGAAAAACTTCCCGACGGCGAAATAAGAACCGTTCTTCGTTTTTCTCCTAAGATCGCTCCCGTTAAGGCAGCCGTTTTTCCTTTGATGAAAAAGGACGGAATGCCCGAAAAGTCGAGAGAAATTTTCGCGGATCTCGCCAAACTCGGAAACATAGAATACGACGACAGCGGCGCGATCGGAAAACGTTATCGGAGACAGGACGAAATCGGAACTCCGTTTTGTATAACAGTAGATTATGATACTCTAAAGGACGATACGGTTACCGTTCGGGAAAGAGACAGCATGAATCAGGAAAGAATTCCCGTAAAACAACTCAGGACTTGGTTGTTCGAAAGGCTGTAAGAGATAAAGAAGAATCCGCGCGTCTGCGCGCGGGTCCGTTGTCGTAGGTACGACGAAGTCTTAGGTGGACTTTTTAGTTTACAAAAGTTGAATTTTCTGCTAAAGGAAAATTTCGCAATCGTTCCCACGGCGCCCTCCTCCACCTCCCGAGTCTGGGTGGGGGCCGCAAGTTTTACGATAAGGCTGCAGGAGTTCCCACAAATGACCCTCAAACAAACATTCGTCGAAACTGCCTCCCGTTATTCTTCCGACACAGATTTGATCGAATCTCTTTGGAAAGAAATTACAACCCGCTACGGCGAACCGCATCGCCACTATCACAATCTTTCGCATCTTGAAACCTTGCATTCCCTACTTCTGGAAATAAAAAATTCTGCGACCGATTGGGATTGTATTCTGTTTACCATGTATTACCACGACGTCGTTTACGACGTAACGCAAAACGACAACGAAGAACAGAGCGCGAAC from Leptospira kmetyi serovar Malaysia str. Bejo-Iso9 harbors:
- a CDS encoding glycine--tRNA ligase, with translation MEKKESLDSSLKEIVSVCKRRGFVYPGSEIYGGLSNTFDYGPYGVELLQNLKQLWWKFFVHLREDVVGLDSSILLNPKVWEASGHVSNFTDPLIDCKNCKTRIRADKFLEDQKGEGFATGLTIEKMNQVIKESNFACPNCGQRGTFTEARDFNLMFKTSHGASAEDALDIYLRPETAQGIFLNFKNVVSTTRRKIPFGIAQIGKSFRNEIMARQFVFRTREFEQMEMEFFCEPGTQKEWFTHWVDYCMKWLTEQVGIKKDNLRVREHEKEELSFYSEGTSDIEFKYNFGWGELWGIASRTDYDLNQHQKFSGEDLKYQDQVQNKKFVPFVVEPALGVNRLFLAVVTDAYEEEKLPDGEIRTVLRFSPKIAPVKAAVFPLMKKDGMPEKSREIFADLAKLGNIEYDDSGAIGKRYRRQDEIGTPFCITVDYDTLKDDTVTVRERDSMNQERIPVKQLRTWLFERL